AAAATCAGCCTTCATTATGAGCCGAGTCTAGGCTGACGCTCTTCCCCAATCTGTGCAATAGCGCTCATTCGGCCGGGCAGCTAGGTGTCCACTATTGACCACCACGGCGCGGGGCGGAAGTATAGGATGGTGTGAGCAGGTGGGCCCCGGAGGTACTCCATGCGAAACGGCGCGCCGCGCACGTCCGAGCCACGCAACAGGCCGGCCGGACCCCCGCAGGCACGCCGCGGTGCGAATGGGGAACCGTTCGCCGCTATCTCCACCAGGGACGCCAAGACCTTCAACCCCTCCGAATTCCTTGCTCACGCCGGGCTCGGCAAGGTGATCGTCGAGACGGCCAAGGGCGAGCACGTCTTCTCGCAGGGCGATCCGGCCGACGCCGTCTTCTACATCCAGAAAGGCCGGCTGAAGGTCAGCGTCGTCTCCAAGCAGGGCAAGGAAGCGGTCGTCACGTTGCTCAACCAGGGGCAGTTCGTGGGCGAAGAGTGCATCGCTTTCGGGCACCCCACCCGCCTGACGACGGCGACTGCGCTCAGCGATTCCGTCCTGCTCAAGATCAGCCGCAAGGAGATGGCGCGGGTGCTGCGCCACGAGCCGGCGCTCTCGGAAGTGTTCGTATCCTTCCTGCTGGCGCGCAACGCTCACATCCAGGCGGACCTCATCGACCAACTGTTCAACTCCAGCGAAAAGCGATTGGCGCGCGTGCTGCTGCTGCTGGCGGAGTTCGGCAAGGACGCCAAAGCCGACATCGTGATCCCCAAGTTGAGCCAGGAGACGTTGGCGGAGATGGTCGGCACCACGCGCTCGCGCGTGAGCTTCTTCATGAACCGCTTCCGCAAGATGGGCTTCGTCGACTACAGCAGCGGCGAGATGCGCATCCACAGCTCGCTGCTGAACGTGATCCTCCACGATTAAACGGCCGGCGTCCCGGAAAAGAGATGTGCGATGCGTTCACCGTTCGTTCTCACCCTCCCCCTCCTGCTGCTCTGCGCCGTGCTTTCCGCCCACGGACAGGCGGGCCCGCCGCCGGCACGCTTGTCCGCCGACGAGGTCGTTGACCGCCTCATCCTGCGGAACCTGGAGCGCGCGCAGGCGCTCGCCGGCTATCGCTCCACCCGCGTCTACCGCGCCGAATATCACGGCCTGTTCGGAGCGCGCAGCGCCGAGATGGTGGTCGAGATGCAATACGCCCGGCCCGACCGCAAGGAGTTCGTCATCCGCTCGCAGACCGGCTCCAAGGTGATCATCGACCGCGTCTTCAAGAAGATCCTGGAGAGCGAGAAGGAAGCCTTCAACCTCGAGAACCAGAAGCGCATCGCGCTCGACCACGGCAACTACAGCTTCACGCTGCTCGAGCTCGAGAGCACGCCGGAGGGCGGCCGTTACGTCCTCGCGGTCGAACCCAGGACGAAGAGCAAGTTCCTCTATCGCGGGAAGATCTGGGTGGACGCGGAGGATTTCGCCGTGGTGCGGATCATGGCGGAACCGGCCAAGAGCCCGTCGTTCTGGGTGCGCAACACCAAGATCGAGCAGCGCTATGGGAAGGTGGGCGAGTTCTGGCTGCCGGCCAGCAACCACAGCGCGTCGGCCATCCGGCTGGGCGGGCACGCCGATCTCAGCATCGAGTACAAGGACTACGAGCTGGCGGCCCCGGCGCCGCTGGTGAGCGGCCCGGTCACTCGCGCTCCTGCCGCCGCTCGCAGCGGCCATTGACGTCGAGCCATTGCAGCAGCCGGCGCACGCTGCCGCGCGCCAGCGCGATGCAGGAGTCGGCCGCGCCGTAATAGAGGTTGATGGCGTCGCCGTCCGCGCCCAGCGTGTAGCCGCAGGGGAACACGACGTCGCGCACGTCCCCGCGGCGCTCGTACTCCGCTTCCGGACCGAAGATCCACTCCTCGCCGCGCAGCAGGCACTTCTGCGGCTCCTCCAGGTCGAACAGCGCCAGTCCGAGGCGGTAGAGCGCCCCCGACGCCGTGTGGCGCACGCCGTGGTACAGCACCAGCCATCCGCGCGGGGTCTCGATGGGCGGGGGCGAGAGCCCGATCTTGTTGGCGTCCCACCAGCCGCCGCGCCGCGCCTGCAGCAT
Above is a genomic segment from Terriglobales bacterium containing:
- a CDS encoding Crp/Fnr family transcriptional regulator produces the protein MIVETAKGEHVFSQGDPADAVFYIQKGRLKVSVVSKQGKEAVVTLLNQGQFVGEECIAFGHPTRLTTATALSDSVLLKISRKEMARVLRHEPALSEVFVSFLLARNAHIQADLIDQLFNSSEKRLARVLLLLAEFGKDAKADIVIPKLSQETLAEMVGTTRSRVSFFMNRFRKMGFVDYSSGEMRIHSSLLNVILHD